The proteins below are encoded in one region of Neoasaia chiangmaiensis:
- a CDS encoding Na+/H+ antiporter has protein sequence MTSADHILILLVLTAVSSLLTRASSGRVPLPLLQIAIGVVAALCGLRIGLRPDLFMLVFLPPLLFADAFRMPLREFGELRGTILFLAFGLVVFSTVLCGYVIHWIVPQLDLAICFTLAAALSPTDTVAVSSLTAGRRVPERLLHILSGEALFNDASGLVCFRFATAAVMTGEFSYRQAFGSFLLVSLGGLAIGALMAWAASRAERILLRRGFDDPPLQITLIVLLPFVIYVVAEAAGCSGILASVAGCMVVKLSGVVEEAATATRLQATTVWTMVSYVFNALIFLLLGLQLPALLNTGMAMAHEHHATMWQLSGLVAMVYVIMLVLRFVGIWLSILRRWIGKRMERQSFIFPSVAGTVLMTIAGVRGAVTLAAVLSLPVVDVGIEAFPARDLVISVATGVIVLSLVVAGVVMPFCIRFLPKDGVDKSAMEENVARQRLVRAVLRQLRQEQSTAAQTMAEEKPGEDKLRLEVVGRLLQTYENRLSQIDETPQIPVMNRTNALRRERIELALRLLLLRTERQTLRDLAHSREINDRTEWELQQELDYEEQVLRNRVQRLPKDI, from the coding sequence ATGACATCCGCCGACCATATTCTTATCCTGCTTGTCCTTACCGCCGTTAGCAGTCTTCTGACGCGCGCCTCTTCCGGCCGGGTGCCGCTACCGCTCCTGCAAATCGCGATCGGTGTCGTTGCGGCGCTATGCGGGCTGCGGATCGGGCTGCGACCGGATCTTTTCATGCTGGTCTTTCTCCCGCCATTGCTGTTCGCCGATGCGTTCCGCATGCCGTTGCGGGAATTTGGCGAACTGCGCGGGACGATCCTGTTCCTGGCGTTCGGGCTCGTGGTATTTTCGACCGTGCTATGTGGCTACGTCATCCACTGGATCGTGCCGCAGCTCGATCTTGCGATCTGCTTCACATTGGCGGCGGCGCTTTCGCCGACCGATACGGTGGCGGTCTCCAGCCTGACCGCCGGGCGCCGGGTGCCCGAGCGTCTGTTGCACATCCTGTCCGGAGAAGCGCTGTTCAACGACGCGTCCGGTCTGGTCTGCTTCCGTTTTGCGACGGCGGCGGTCATGACGGGCGAGTTTTCCTATCGTCAGGCATTCGGCTCGTTTCTCCTCGTGTCGCTTGGCGGCCTGGCGATCGGCGCGCTGATGGCGTGGGCGGCATCGCGCGCCGAGCGCATCCTGTTGCGTCGCGGCTTCGACGATCCGCCGTTGCAGATCACGCTGATCGTCCTGCTGCCGTTCGTCATCTATGTGGTGGCTGAGGCGGCGGGTTGCTCGGGCATTCTGGCTTCGGTCGCGGGGTGCATGGTGGTCAAGCTCAGCGGCGTGGTGGAGGAGGCGGCGACCGCCACGCGTCTTCAGGCGACGACGGTCTGGACGATGGTCAGCTATGTTTTCAATGCGCTGATCTTCCTGCTGCTCGGCCTGCAACTGCCCGCCTTGCTGAATACCGGGATGGCGATGGCGCATGAGCACCATGCGACGATGTGGCAACTCTCCGGGCTGGTGGCGATGGTCTACGTCATCATGCTCGTCCTGCGGTTCGTCGGTATCTGGCTGTCGATCCTGCGGCGATGGATCGGAAAGCGGATGGAGCGGCAATCGTTTATCTTTCCGAGCGTGGCCGGCACCGTTCTGATGACGATCGCCGGAGTGCGCGGTGCGGTGACCCTTGCGGCGGTACTCTCGCTGCCCGTGGTGGATGTGGGGATCGAGGCTTTCCCCGCGCGCGACCTCGTCATCTCCGTGGCGACGGGCGTGATTGTCCTGTCACTGGTCGTGGCGGGTGTCGTCATGCCGTTCTGCATCCGCTTTCTGCCAAAGGACGGAGTCGACAAAAGCGCGATGGAGGAGAACGTCGCCCGTCAGCGTCTTGTACGGGCCGTTCTGCGGCAGTTGCGTCAGGAACAGAGCACGGCGGCGCAAACCATGGCGGAGGAAAAGCCGGGTGAGGACAAGCTCCGGCTGGAGGTGGTGGGTCGGTTGCTGCAAACCTATGAGAACCGGCTGAGCCAGATCGACGAGACTCCCCAGATCCCGGTGATGAACCGTACGAATGCGCTGCGCCGTGAGCGTATCGAACTGGCGTTACGACTTTTGCTGCTGCGGACCGAGCGCCAGACCCTGCGCGATCTGGCCCATAGCCGGGAAATCAATGACCGGACGGAATGGGAATTGCAGCAGGAGCTCGATTACGAGGAGCAGGTACTCCGCAATCGTGTGCAGCGTCTGCCGAAGGATATATGA